The genomic region aaatgtgttttatgaaagCATGAAGATTGTAACTGATGAATGAGatctttaaaacatttgtttttgtgattaGACTCTAATCACAATCAATGTAATCACTTTGATGTATATCTATACTATGAAACACGAACACATAGAACTATTGAGGCCAAAGGGGAAAACAAAATGGATATAAAATAACATGAACAGTCAAAACAGAATTGTGATCAGGTTCTCAGAACTACAAATGATTTTTGTGGAGAATTGGAAGGGATGTGAGCCATTTCTTAAAACGTTGGATTGACATGGCTGAGTGAGAATGTGCTGAATGAGAAATAAGAATGCAGTGTTTTCGCAAAAGATGGTAATGTCCCATAGCCCAAGGTGGTGTCTTCAGAGGTTTTGTTTTGTAGCTGATTCATTATCTATCAATCAGCTAATTGATCAGTTGACTAATCATAGCAGCTCTACTCTGTTGTTACGGTCAGTCAGTCAAAAGGGCTTTCCATTGGTCCCATAGCTATAAGTCAAACATTGAACTCGGTATGGATGGACTGTGGACATATGCAGCTGACGCTGTGGATCACAGACTTCTTGTGTTTTGCAGGTGTGACAATGGGAAAGTCTTTTTCGCACCTCACTAAGCAGACAGGCCTAGATGACAGCCAGGAAAGCCTCACTTCTCATCTGGAGGACTCTCAGACTGAGGACGGGAAGTGTGGAGATGTCTCACAATTTCCTTATGTGGAGTTCACAGGACGGGACAGTGTGACATGTCCCTCATGTCAGGGGACCGGGAGGATCCCCAGAGGTAACACTACTTAGTAAACAGTCTGGGTGGGGGTAGTCTAAATGTTAGTTATTTGTCTGTTTTCCGTAGTCATCAGCTTTAACAGTATCCAGTAATAATCCTTGAGGAAAGCAGGGGGATGATGTAAAAAAGGATTTAGTTGTCACGGTCTTACTTTTCGAAACAGCTGACAGTGACTCATCATTGATTGTTGCCTCTGTTTCAGGACAAGAAAATCAACTTGTGGCATTGATTCCATACAGTGACCAAAGGCTGCGACCCAGGAGGACGTGAGTACTTTTAGCTGTGTTAGATAACACTGACATGTTAAAGGTCTTTACAATCAACACTTAAATTAAAACGGTTAACTATTCACATGTAGTTTAGCAAGGACACTCAAGTGTTTATGTttagtaacttttttttaattgcacaaAAATGAATACTGATTGGCTGGAGTGTGTGCAGTGAGATTCCACTGTTTACCTGGATGTCAGATGGAGGATAAAAGAGGAAGTTTACATACTGCAATTTATGCTGCTGTAAACAATCCTATTATTCTATAGAGTGATGTGACTTGATATTTGGATAAAATATCATACACCAATATTCTGAAATGAAATGCAGAGCTTTTGTAGTTCTTAAGTAAAGGAATCACATGATTGTCTTGTGTCCTCTTCAGGAAGTTGTATGTGTCGGCGTCGGTGGTACTCTGCCTGTTGCTGTCTAGTCTGGCtgtgttcttcctcttccctcgcTCCATCGATGTGTCCTACGTCGGAGTGAAATCAGTTTTTGTCAGCTACGACCAAGAGAAACGCAGCGTCTACCTCAACATCACAGTGGGTTTTATCTGCAGTCCAATCAAACGTTCCACTACTGTAAATCATGTGTAGCGGCGATGAATACATAAACTACAAATAATGCATTAGACATTCATCAGAGGTATCTATTATTAAAAACCCTCCACGCACAAGAGCATAATTTCCAAAGTTCTCTTTGAGGTCTTTAACTGTCTGTAAAATATACCAGGAATGTTCTAATTTCTTagtttttatataattaatgttatatacatatgtacccaacacatttaaaagtcatTGTGAAAGGGAAGTTGTAGTGTCTGTTAGGGTTGCACAGGGTACCGATACTagaaaggtaccgcggtaccagtacgttcaaaacgatatGGTTTTGCATATtgttagtatcgatactttattaaaatagcgctATCAAAGCGGACTCACTGCTCCGCCCCTCTAATGCTGCCCAGCgtgttgactgcaagggggctgtgcagcgctcacacactgacaatgctgtgatggcaccatgtagttttcattaatatcttgctgtaggctaatactaatgttaatgccatttgttaagtgttgaaaaagctgggcaggaacaagctggtaaaaaggcaaccatacagatgttttatttattactattatagataaatataccagtatcgtatttgtggtatcgtcatatttatggcaggtatcgtatcgaagttagaatTTGGCATGGTGACAACCCTAGTGTCTGTATCTTCTATGTGATGCATTTCAGAGTAATACAGGATGTCTTACAAGAGGGTTTTTAATCAAATCCTTCAGATTTTGGTGTGGCTCATCCCTcacctacaaacacacaaccatgATATACTGTAGAACATATTtaacagtgtttttgtttcatgtgttaaggAAACTAGAAGCTGCTAGAAGTATAAAACGTATCAATACTAATAAACTCTTCCAATGTTGGTTCTCCTCCAGAACACTCTTAATATCACTAATAACAACTACTATTCCGTGGAGGAGGCCGACATCACAGCTCAAGTGCAGTTTGCCAAGACGGTGATCGGTACATCTCGCATCAGCAACATCACCGCCATCAGTCCTCTGGACATGAAACAGGTACAGCTCAGTGTCCgtccatgagctcagtgtccgtccatgagctcagtgtccgtccatgagctcagtgtctgtccatgagctcagtgtccgtccatgagctcagtgtccgtccatgagctcagtgtccgtccatgagctcagtgtccgtccatgagctcagtgtccgtccatgagctcagtgtctgtccatgagctcagtgtccgtccatgagctcagtgtccgtccatgagctcagtgtccgtccatgagctcagtgtccgtccatgagctcagtgtccgtccatgagctcagtgtccgtccatgagctcagtgtccgtccatgagctcagtgtccgtccatgagctcagtgtccgtccatgagatgagctcagtgtccgtccatgagctcagtgtccgtccatgagctcagtgtccgtccatgagatgagctcagtgtccgtccatgagctcagtgtccgtccatgagctcagtgtctgtccatgagctcagtgtccgtccatgagctcagtgtccgtccatgagctcagtgtccgtccatgagctcagtgtccgtccatgagctcagtgtccgtccatgagatgagctcagtgtccgtccatgagctcagtgtctgtccatgagctcagtgtctgtccatgagctcagtgtccgtccatgagctcagtgtccgtccatgagatgagctcagtgtccgtccatgagctcagtgtcTGTCCATGAGATGAGCTCAGTGTCCgtccatgagctcagtgtccgtccatgagctcagtgtctgtccatgagctcagtgtctgtccatgagctcagtgtctgtccatgagctcagtgtctgtccatgagctcagtgtctgtccatgagctcagtgtctgtccatgagctcagtgtctgtccatgagctcagtgtctgtccatgagctcagtgtcTGTCCATGAGCTCAGCGTCCgtccatgagctcagtgtcCCTCTGGATGGGCACAACTCCGACTGCTAATTGTTGTCTCATTTGTATTTTCAGATAGACTACATGGTCTCCACCACCATTGCAGATGAGATGAACTACATGTAGTAAGTACTGTTAAAGGGTTAATTTATCTGTCCTTATACAACACAGGGTAGCATATTGAAAGTGAATTGTAGCCCCTTCACACTACATGAACATAgaatgtatacaaatattttaattagAATAGAgttaaaaggaaataaaataaaactatatac from Cyclopterus lumpus isolate fCycLum1 chromosome 11, fCycLum1.pri, whole genome shotgun sequence harbors:
- the tmem106bb gene encoding transmembrane protein 106B, encoding MGKSFSHLTKQTGLDDSQESLTSHLEDSQTEDGKCGDVSQFPYVEFTGRDSVTCPSCQGTGRIPRGQENQLVALIPYSDQRLRPRRTKLYVSASVVLCLLLSSLAVFFLFPRSIDVSYVGVKSVFVSYDQEKRSVYLNITNTLNITNNNYYSVEEADITAQVQFAKTVIGTSRISNITAISPLDMKQIDYMVSTTIADEMNYMYDYCTLQTIKVHNIVVTMQVTVTTTYFGHAEQVSQEMYQYVDCGGNTTSFRGLPKPFSTPHPAESSPA